The following DNA comes from Hyalangium minutum.
GAAGAGTGCGATGCATGGCTCACGGGCCACATGTACCAGGGCGCCTGCTACGTGCCGATCTTCGCCCCCGACGCCCAGCGTCCCAACACCTCTGGCGCGAAGCCGCCTCGGTGATTGAGAGGGATTGGGTCCTCCAAGGACCAATTGGTTCCGGAATGCAAGCGCCGCCCCCGTTCTCCTCTTGCGAGGCGGTGCACCATTTGGGCCTTTTCAGCCCTGGACGATCGTCTTGAAGCCGCCAAACGAGAAGCGCTTCATGTCGAAGGGCATCTTGAACGTCTTGTACTGCTCCGGCTGCATGCGCGGATCTGCATGCACGAGCTTGTTGACGCGGTTCCGGTCGGCTTTCGACTTGTAGATGATGAACGAGAACGCCAGCGTTTCGTCCGGCTTGAGCTTGCACATCTTCTTGAAGGGCATGCCCATTTTTTCCTGCAGGTCGTCGCCGATGCACTCGAAATACTGGAGGGCGCCGTGCTCCATCCAGACTTTGCGACCGATGGTCGCCATCTTCTTGTAGGCTTTGAGGTTCGCCTTCTTGATCGGGATGATGAAACCGTCGACGTACGTAGCCATGTGATCCTCCTCGGGGTTCTTTGCCGTCGGATGCTAACATCCTTGCGTGTAGTCGACGACAAGGCCCAGCGACCTTCTGTCTCCCGATGATGCCGAGGCCTTCACGAAATCAACGAAGGCTCGCAGTGCCGTCGGGATCTGACGGCGACTGGGGTAGTAGAGGAAGAAGCCGGGATAGGAGGGGCACCAGTCCTCGAGTGCCCTCACCAGGCGGCCCTGTGCGAGCAGCGTGCTCACCTGCGCCTCGAAGACATACGGTTGCGGAGTGCGGACAGTCCACTAGGAGCGTGGAGCAGGCGGAGGAGGACGCCGCCAGCAGGGCGCCGGACGGAGTTGGACGTCCGGCACCCTGCTTGCCCCTCGCCAGCACCCGCGCAACGCGGCCCGAGCCGAGCGGTCACGGAGAGTCGCGCCCGCCGATCGCCGGGAAGCGCTCGTAGGCCCGCTTCAGCGCGTCCAGGTGGGCCGGGTTGTCGAGGTCGAGCGGCGCATCGGTGAGCTGTACGACCCACCCGCCCGACGGCGTGCGACGCGCTCGCGTGAGCAGCTCGGCATCGCGGGCCGGGTCCGGGAACCTCGACCCACTCATCGCGGTGAGGCAATGCAACGAAGGTTTCCTTTTCAGAAAGCGTCCACCCCAGACGCAAGCCGGGAATCGCACCTTCCATTCCATGAACGATGGCGAGAGGTCGCCCATCGTCGCCCTTGAGTGCAGGCGCGTAGACGATAATGCCAATACCATTCTGGCTAACGGCCACTTCAGCACCAATCAATGACAACGACTTTGAGGGAGGGATCCGCGAACTTCAGAGCGGTCTTGTGCGCTTCGCTGCGCATCAATCCCCTCTTGGATGGCGGCTGCCACCACCACCGCACCAACAACAACTCCTGCACCGACGACAATCTCGGGCGCGGCAAAGATACAGAGGGCCACGACTGCGGGGGCGGCTGCATCCGCGGAGGCAACGGCGCATCGTTTGGTGACATCTCGGAACCTGACCCTGTCGCGATCGAGCGCGTGAAAGCACCTCTCTGCCAAGATCGGCCATTCGTTCGAGGCATCGCGTGCGGTGACGAGGACCTGGTGGACCATGAGACGCTGCGGAACGACCCGCTGCTTGCAGCCGTGGTGGGAGACAAGTCTCCTGGCGGCCGGGCCAGGACGTTAGGGTACGGTGCTGAGCACCTTCCACTCCGAGGAGCCGATGAAGAAAAAGGGACCGCAGGGCAAGGAGGAACGGCCGCCGCCCACCGCCGGGCCGTCCGGGCCCCCACTGGGGGAGCCGTTCAGGTGGCGCTCGGAAAGTGACGAGCCCACGCCGGCACGCCTCTCGCCGGTGGACGATCGGCTCAGCGCCGACGCGGCACTCAAGCGCGTCCGGCGCGGCGAGTACCTGCTGTACACCGGCGACTTCCACAATGCGAAGCAGCTGCTCGGCGCCATGGGCCGCCGGCTCTCGCGCCCGGCGGGGGCTGGCTCGCTGCTGGAGGCGTTCCGGGCGGAGCGACGCGCACGGCAGCTGGAGCACGAGACGCTGTCACGCATCGTGGTCGCGCTCGACCGGGACTACCGATTGGGGCTGGCACGGGCGCCGGACGTGGCTCAGGCGTGCCGCCAGGTGTGGGGCGAGCCCGAACTCGCCACCACCGTCGTCCCGCTCAAGCAGCTGCTCGGAATGCTCGGGGCTGCGGAGTGGAGGCGCAAGGGCCTGGCCGTTCCTGGCCTCAAGGGCCTGCTCCACCCGCACTATGGCGTCTACCTGCCGACCCGCACCGACTACGCGGAACTGCTGCTCCCGCTGCCACAGGTGAAGGGCAAGCGCGTGTTCGATGTGGGGACTGGGACTGGCGTGCTCTCGTTTCTGCTCCTCCAGAGCGGAGCGGTCTCCGTAGTGGCCACCGACTGCGACGCCCGGGCAGTGGCCTGTGCGCGAGAGAACGCACAGCGACTGGGCCTTGCGAACCGCTTCCAGGGGGTGGAGACCGATCTCTTCCCCGAGGGCAGGGCGGACCTCGTGGTCAGCAACCCTCCGTGGATCCCCGAGCCTCCCAAGAATCGGGTGGACCGCGCGGTGTTTGACGAGGACAACCTCTTCCTGCGGCGCTTCCTGGAAGGGCTCACCGCTCACCTCGAGCCCGGCGGAGAGGGCTTGCTCCTCCTGTCCAACCTGGCGGTGCTGCTGGGCCTGCGCCCGGCAGGCTGGCTCGACGAGCAGCTCGCGCGCTGCGGACTGACCGTCAAGTGGACCCGGTCCACCCAGGCGCGGCACTCCAAGGCGAGGGACCGGTCGGATCCGCTGCACGCCGCGCGCTCGCGCGAGGTCACCACGCTCTACTGCCTGGCGCCTGCGCCTTGAGCACCGCGGGTAGCACAAGGCAGAGGTATTCACCGCAGGTCCTCTTTAGTTGACACTGTACCCACAGTGTGAACTCCCGCGCCTGATTGAAAGGACATGGCCATGCGCATCCGAACGTGCCACGCCCCCCTGCTGCTGCTTCTCTCGGCCTGCGCCACGATGGATCCGAGCCTGGGCGAAACGGAGGATCCGAGTCCGAGGTACGCCAATCTTCAGCGGGCGGCACTGTACCCCTGGACAGATGATGGGCAGTGCGTGGTGCGCGAAGCCTCCAACGAATGGCCCATCCTTGCGAAGCGGTGCTTTCACGCGCTCGATCGCGACAGGGTCAGGTTTCGGGATGTCAACAAAAAGTGCGCCATTGCCTCCGTGGATGCAGCCGCTCCCGCAGTCGTAGCCCTCTGTATCTTTGCCGCGCCCGAGATCGTCGCGGGTGCAGTGATTGTGATTGGCGCGGTGGTGGTGGCAGCCGCCGTCCAAGAGGGGATTGATGCTTATCAACGGCACGCAGACCGCGAGCGAGCGGAACTCAGGACGCAACCGACACCCGCTGAGGAGCCGTTAGCGAACCAAACACCTAAGCCAAAGGGGTCGCCCACTGGAGACATCTTCCCAGTACCAGACGCCAACCCGCGCCGCCCGGAGTGCGAGGCCATCCCGGTACCGCGCGCATCCAAAGATAATCCGCATAACGAGTGCGCCGACACGTTTCCGCCCAACCGTTATCCCGGCAGGGACGTGCGCGTGGGAGGAATACGCTTTGATGCGCTGCAAGTCGGCGTGCGCGTGCTCTGGGAGATCAAGACCCATCAATTTGATAAGTACAATGCCTTCGTCCAGGGCATGGAGATCAAGAAGGAACTCAAGCAAATCCCAAAGGAGCGAGCCATCGCCCTGGCATGTGGATATGACTTCGTTGTTGGGGTGAGCACCCTGGAGCACAAAAAAGCACTGATGGAAGCGGATTCCTCGCTCCATGTCGTCGTCACGGGATGCACACGATGACCACGCCTAGAGCCCTTACCCTCATCGTCTACGCACCTGCACTCGGGGGCAAAGACGGTCGCACGGTCGACGTCATCCATGGGATGGAAAAGGCGCTCCCGGGCTTGCGTCTGGAATGGCGGCTCTCCGCTGGAGGGCGCCCCATCCCATTACCACAGCGCGATGCATGGCTCCTAGAAAGCATTGAAGACGGGGAGTTTCCGATTGTGTGCAACGGGGACGTGAGTTCCCCCGTGACAGTTGATGGAAGGGAAAGGCCGGGACTCCTCAGCCCAGGCGGTCAGCCCATGTTTGAAGTCCATGCAAAAATGCCACTGGACGAGCCTGTGATCGCGGCAGCGGCGGCTGTGCTTGAAGCCGTGGCGGAGGGCGCACGCGCGTTCTGGGGGCATGCGTCGCCCTATGGTTACGGCTCGGAAGTCGCGCAGCAGTATCGCCACTCGACTCATGCACCAGAGGTCTCACCCCGTGGACTTCCCACGCTTAACCTTCCACAGAAGCTCCCCTCGCCTGAGATTCCCTGTTTCCTCGGGTGGCTGAACTACTGGTCTGCCGCTGCTGCACGCGCCATCGGATTCCCAGACCCCTCGCGCGACGGCGAACTGCTCACACGGGCGCGGCGCACGGCGTCGGGCGGGGGGGTCGTGCAGCTCACCGATGCGCCGCTCGACCTCGACAACCCGGCCCACCTGGACGCGCTGAAACGGGCCTACGAGCGCTTCCCTGTGATCGGCGGGCGCGACTCTCCGTGACCGCTCGGCTCGGGGCGCGCTGCGCGGGCGCTGGCGATGGTAGAGAGGCCCACTGCGGTGCCGGTGTGACTCAGCTTACGGACAGACCCACTTGAACGTGGCCGAGCATGCACCGTAGCCACCATGGTGACGGCGAAGAGCGCTGCGAACACGTGCTTCATGAACTTCTCCTTGGAAGGAGTAGGAAGAAACCCCGGACTGCTGGGGAAGGAGCCGGACTTTAGTCCCCTTCTGGGCCCGAGCCCCACTCCTTGAGCTTCTTGAACAGCGAGGAGCGCGCCAGGCCCAGCTCCTTGGCCGCCCGGCCCTTGTGGTGGTCGCAGCGTTTCAGCGAGCTCTCGATGAGCTGCCGCTCCAACTTCCCCAGCATCTGCTCCAACGTCACCCCCGCAGGCAGCTCCAGCGGCGGCGGACGGCCCGGAACCTCGGGAACGCGCGCGCTCGCGCCGCTCCCACCGGCTTCACCTCCCCGCTCTCCAGCACCCGCAGCAGCTTGGCCTGCTGCTCCAGCGTCAGCTCCCCCACCTCGTCCAGGAACAGCGTGCCCCCATCCGCCTCCTCGAAGGCCCCCTTGCGCCGCATGTCCGCCCCCGTGAAGGCCCCCTTCTCGTGCCCAAACAGCTCGCTCTCCACCAGCGCCGGCGAGAGCGTCGCGCAGTTGAGCGCGATGAAGGGCTTGCCCTCCCGCGGAGAGCACGCATGCAGCGCCTTCGCCACCAGCTCCTTGCCCGTGCCACTCTCCCCCAGCACCGTCACCACCACCGGCGCCGGCCCCACTCGCCGCACCCACTCCACCACCTCTCTCAGCGCAGGGTCCGTCCCCACCAGCCCGTGGAAGCCCTCCGGCTCCACCCCCGCGCTTTGCGCCTCGAAGCGCAGCTCCGCCTCGCCCACCTGCAGCACCGTGCCCAGCGGCACCTCCGCCTCCAACACCCTCACCCCGGCCAGGTACGTGCCGTTGGTCGAGTTCAAGTCCCTCACGTGGAAGCCCGCCGCGCTCCGCTCCACCTCCAAGTGCCGGCTGGAGATGTACTTGTCCTGGATGACCAGCGCATTGCCCGGGGCCTTGCCCACCGTGAACCGGCCGGGGTCCGGCGTGTACACGCGCTCGGTGGTGCCCTGCTTCACACGCACTTGGGCGGGCGGCAGGCCCTCCGCCTTGACGGCGTCGCGCGGCTGCAGCTCCGTGCCCCGCTTCGTCCACGTGCCGCCCTCCCCGCCTCGGGTGCCGCGCTCCCGGAACAGCGCGACCCACGGGCCCAGTTGCGCGTCCACTCCATCCTCCAGCTCGCCGCGCCGCACCCGCTGGCCCGCCACCACCGTCCCTTGGCCCGACAAGTCCTCGAGCACCCACCGCGCACCTTCCCGCCGCAGCGCCGCCTGCTGACGGCTCACGCGTGGATCTGGAATGACGATGTCACTCCCCGCGCCATCCCGGAGGACTCCACCCTGGAGCAGCTGCGCACCGAGCTGCTCGGGCTGATGTCCCAGGAGAACTCCAACCATCACCGCATGGGGGAGATCTACAACCACATCGTGGAGAAGAAGCTGGCGGAGAAGGCCGACTACAAAGACGCGCCGGAGTACTTCCGCAAGCACCTGGCGGACCTGTCCGTGGCGACACTGAAGACGTACGGGGTGGTGGCGGAGAACTTCAGTGAGCCGGTGGCGAGGCGCTTCGGCGTCACGTGCCTGTCGCTGCTGGTGACGTACACGGAGGCGGCCGGGCTGGAGCTGAACCACGAGGAGCCGGGCCCTACGCCTATCGAGGTGCCAGACGAGAACGGGCATGTCACCGAGCAGCCGTTCGGCGCGTGCAGCGTGGACCAGATGCGCCGGGCGCTGCAGCGCAAGCGCAGGCCCACCTCCACCAAGCCCCTGCCTCCGGAGAAGGTGGCGCTGGCCGAGCAGTACTCCGAGGCGGTGGCGCAGCGCTTCCCCAAGGGCAAGGGCGCTCGGGTGAAGGTGCTGCTGCGCAACGAGAAGGGCAAGGCGGTGGTGGACTTCAAGGGCATCCCCTTGGAGCAGGTGCTCCAGCTCGTCGAGGCGCTCTCCGCCGAGCTGCCCCCGCTCTCCGAGTCCTCGGGGTCGCCGCTGCCGCTGCCGGTCCGGACGTCCTAGCCACGCCCCCGTGAGTCACGGCCCCGCGTTCCCGCAGAGGGGACGCGGGGCCTCCCTGCATGAGTCACCTGACGAGCGCCTACCTTTCAGGTAGGATTGACGCCACTCATGCTGAATGACTCCGCGTCCTCTCCGCTTCACCCCGCCTTGCTCCCTCTCGGCACGCAGGTGGGGCCCTGGCGCGTGGTGGACTGGGCCGGTAGGGGCGTCAACGGCGCCGTCTACCGCGCCGTCCGCATCGGCCAGGAGCACCTGCCTCCCGTCGCCCTCAAGGTGGCCATGCTGCCGGAGGATCCTCGCTATGGCCGCGAGCGGGAGCTGCTCTCGCGCACGCTGCACCCCCACATTCCCCGGCTGGTGGACTCCGGCTTCTGGGTGAGCCCTACCGGCGCGCGCCACCCTTTTGTAGCCATGGAGTGGGTGGATGGCGTGCCCCTCTATGACTGGGCTCGCATGTTCCGTCCCTCGGCGGCGCAGCAATTGAGGCTGCTGGCGCAGGTGGCACTCACCCTCCAGTACCTCCATGTGCAGGACGCGCTCCACCGCGACTTGAAGGGCGCCAACCTCCTGATCCGCCGCTTTGACAACCGGCTGTTCGTCACTGACTTCGGCTCCGGCATCTACCCGGACGCGACCTCGCTCACTCCTCAGCAGCTGCCCCCGGGCACTCCCGCCTAT
Coding sequences within:
- a CDS encoding DUF1428 domain-containing protein — encoded protein: MATYVDGFIIPIKKANLKAYKKMATIGRKVWMEHGALQYFECIGDDLQEKMGMPFKKMCKLKPDETLAFSFIIYKSKADRNRVNKLVHADPRMQPEQYKTFKMPFDMKRFSFGGFKTIVQG
- a CDS encoding LysR substrate-binding domain-containing protein; its protein translation is MSTLLAQGRLVRALEDWCPSYPGFFLYYPSRRQIPTALRAFVDFVKASASSGDRRSLGLVVDYTQGC
- a CDS encoding methyltransferase, whose protein sequence is MKKKGPQGKEERPPPTAGPSGPPLGEPFRWRSESDEPTPARLSPVDDRLSADAALKRVRRGEYLLYTGDFHNAKQLLGAMGRRLSRPAGAGSLLEAFRAERRARQLEHETLSRIVVALDRDYRLGLARAPDVAQACRQVWGEPELATTVVPLKQLLGMLGAAEWRRKGLAVPGLKGLLHPHYGVYLPTRTDYAELLLPLPQVKGKRVFDVGTGTGVLSFLLLQSGAVSVVATDCDARAVACARENAQRLGLANRFQGVETDLFPEGRADLVVSNPPWIPEPPKNRVDRAVFDEDNLFLRRFLEGLTAHLEPGGEGLLLLSNLAVLLGLRPAGWLDEQLARCGLTVKWTRSTQARHSKARDRSDPLHAARSREVTTLYCLAPAP
- a CDS encoding DUF6310 domain-containing protein translates to MRIRTCHAPLLLLLSACATMDPSLGETEDPSPRYANLQRAALYPWTDDGQCVVREASNEWPILAKRCFHALDRDRVRFRDVNKKCAIASVDAAAPAVVALCIFAAPEIVAGAVIVIGAVVVAAAVQEGIDAYQRHADRERAELRTQPTPAEEPLANQTPKPKGSPTGDIFPVPDANPRRPECEAIPVPRASKDNPHNECADTFPPNRYPGRDVRVGGIRFDALQVGVRVLWEIKTHQFDKYNAFVQGMEIKKELKQIPKERAIALACGYDFVVGVSTLEHKKALMEADSSLHVVVTGCTR
- a CDS encoding DUF5953 family protein; translation: MTTPRALTLIVYAPALGGKDGRTVDVIHGMEKALPGLRLEWRLSAGGRPIPLPQRDAWLLESIEDGEFPIVCNGDVSSPVTVDGRERPGLLSPGGQPMFEVHAKMPLDEPVIAAAAAVLEAVAEGARAFWGHASPYGYGSEVAQQYRHSTHAPEVSPRGLPTLNLPQKLPSPEIPCFLGWLNYWSAAAARAIGFPDPSRDGELLTRARRTASGGGVVQLTDAPLDLDNPAHLDALKRAYERFPVIGGRDSP
- a CDS encoding helix-turn-helix domain-containing protein, with the translated sequence MTLEQMLGKLERQLIESSLKRCDHHKGRAAKELGLARSSLFKKLKEWGSGPEGD
- a CDS encoding sigma-54-dependent Fis family transcriptional regulator; translation: MSRQQAALRREGARWVLEDLSGQGTVVAGQRVRRGELEDGVDAQLGPWVALFRERGTRGGEGGTWTKRGTELQPRDAVKAEGLPPAQVRVKQGTTERVYTPDPGRFTVGKAPGNALVIQDKYISSRHLEVERSAAGFHVRDLNSTNGTYLAGVRVLEAEVPLGTVLQVGEAELRFEAQSAGVEPEGFHGLVGTDPALREVVEWVRRVGPAPVVVTVLGESGTGKELVAKALHACSPREGKPFIALNCATLSPALVESELFGHEKGAFTGADMRRKGAFEEADGGTLFLDEVGELTLEQQAKLLRVLESGEVKPVGAARARAFPRFRAVRRRWSCLRG